Sequence from the Burkholderia stabilis genome:
TTGAAAAACGATTGCCGGCCGCTTGTGAAACGGTTCCATTCGGGTTCCGGCCGCGTGATTTTCTCCGGCAATATCCTCGCGATTCTTCGATACCGGCGGTTCAGACCGACTTGCGCATCGAACGAAATAGACCGGGCGCCCGATAAAAATCACCTCATGGAATGCGATACACAAAATCCACGCGTGACGACAAAACATCCATTATTCCAGCATGTATTGGGGGACGATTCCCTTAATTACCCGATCCAGCCTGATCGAATCACACACAACCCATTGATTAACATCAACAATATTCATCGTCGCGACGCATGCTCCAATACCGCGCCGGTTTTGCCCGGCAAGCGCGCGCGGCTTCGCTCCGTTTAACCGGTACTCGCGATTTCGATTTTCCGCAACCCGCCCATTTTCTCAGGTTGACGGATATCGCATCTGTATTGAACAATCATCTGCGGAATCGAAAACGGATTTTTCGATACGAGGGAGAACCAGGTGCCGCACGATGTGCTTTCGATGTCGTGCTGCGAAAAATCACAACCATAATCAATCAACCGGGCCAGAAATACGCAAGCCATGAACCAGATTCAGACCATGCGTGTATTCGTCTGCGTCGCCGAACAGCAGAGCTTTCGGCGCGCGGCGCACCATCTCGGCGTGTCCAATGCGCTCGTCACGCGTTCGATCGCGATGCTCGAGGGCCACCTGAACACACGGCTGATCCACCGCACCACGCGCAACCTGTCGCTCACCGAGGCCGGCGCGCGCTACCTCGACGGCTGCCGGGCGCTGCTCGAGGAGTTCGATCACCTCGAATCGTCCGTCGCGCACGCCGTGCGCGAACCGGGCGGCACGCTGCGCGTCGTCGCGTCGGGCTTGCTGTCGCCGCTTGCGCTGACGCCGCTCGTCAGCAGCTTCCGGCACCGCTTCCCCGAGCTGCGTGTGCAACTGACCGTCACCGAGGGGCCGCTCGACGTGCTCGATTCGGGCTACGACGTCGGCATCGTCACGGGCAACCGGCTCGACGGCAACCCGTCGCTGATCGGCCATGCGCTCGCGCCGAACCCGTTCGTCGCGTGCGCGGCGCCGGCCTATCTCGAGCGGCGCGGCGAACCGCGCTCGCCCGACGACCTGCCGGGCCACGACTGGGTCACGCTCGCGCCGCACCAGCATGCGAGTGCATGGCAGCTCGTCGGCCACGACGGCGTCGCGCATTCCGTCACGGTGCGCCCGGCCTGCACGGTCAACCAGCTCGCGCTCGTGCAGGCCGCCGCGCTGGCCGGCGCCGGCATCGCGGTGCTGCCCGAGCCGTGCGTCGCCGACGCGCTCAACCACGGCACGCTCGTGCGGCTGCTGCCCACCTACCGGATCGATGATCCCGACACGCAGTTGTCGCTCGTCTACCCGAACCGCCAGTACGTGCCGGCCCGCACGCGCAGCTTCGTCGAGCACGCACTCGACCACTTCGGCGCGCAGGCGGCCCGCGAGCGGGCGGACTACAGCTTCCTGCGCCAGCCGCGCGGCCCCGAACGCGCCGACATCGTCACGGGCCTGCAGTAAACTGCGCGCGTCAGCCATCGGAGGTGCAGCGTGCGCGTGATCCTGTTCAGCAGCCGGCAGTACGACGACGATTCGTTTACCGCCGCCAACCGGCAGTTCGGCTATCGGCTGCACTTCCAGCCGTCGCACCTCGACGCCGAAACCGCGATCCTCGCGCACGGCTATGAAGTCGTCTGCCCGTTCGTCAACGACACCGTCGACGCAGCCGTGCTCGAACGGCTGGCAGACGGCGGCACGCGCCTGATCGCGCTGCGCTCGGCAGGCTTCAACCATGTCGACCTGGCCGCCGCCGAGCGGCTCGGCATCACCGTCGTGCGCGTGCCCGCCTATTCGCCGCACGCGGTCGCCGAGCACGCGGTCGCGCTGATCCTCGCGCTCAACCGCCGCCTGCCGCGCGCCGTCGCACGCACCCGCGAAGGCGACTTCTCGCTGAACGGCCTGCTCGGCTTCGACCTGCACGG
This genomic interval carries:
- a CDS encoding LysR family transcriptional regulator encodes the protein MNQIQTMRVFVCVAEQQSFRRAAHHLGVSNALVTRSIAMLEGHLNTRLIHRTTRNLSLTEAGARYLDGCRALLEEFDHLESSVAHAVREPGGTLRVVASGLLSPLALTPLVSSFRHRFPELRVQLTVTEGPLDVLDSGYDVGIVTGNRLDGNPSLIGHALAPNPFVACAAPAYLERRGEPRSPDDLPGHDWVTLAPHQHASAWQLVGHDGVAHSVTVRPACTVNQLALVQAAALAGAGIAVLPEPCVADALNHGTLVRLLPTYRIDDPDTQLSLVYPNRQYVPARTRSFVEHALDHFGAQAARERADYSFLRQPRGPERADIVTGLQ